The genomic stretch AGCAGCTTGACCAACCCTCCATGTATCAATTTGCCATTTGACTTGGCCACCAGCACTAATGACACGTTCTCTCTCTTCAGACCAACTTGCAACATGATCCTACTATATTAACGTCACTTAATTGGTAAACCTGAAACTTTGTGCAACAAGGCACCACCAAGACAAGGATACAAGGTCTCTCACTTATTAGAAAGTCAAGTCCCAACTCACCCTGCTTAAAGAATATGGATGACCAGAGCGGCACAACATGGTTCTGCAGTCACCAGCATTAGCAACAAAAAGCCTATTTTTTACAATAAGAGCAGTGACTGCAGTACAACCAGGATGCCAGTCTTTCTTAATAACTCCCTTGGATTTGCGACGAGAATCTAGTTCTTCCCTGAATGCAGAGTCTGTCTTGACGAATGCTTCGTAAAGGGCATCAGATGGGCTTATCAACAAAACAGAAAATAAGACAGATTTTTTCTGGTAACAATCAGGATATACATAAAATATATAGTCAAATAGGGCAAGAAAAACCTGCTCATGGAAGCTAAAGTTTGCAGAAATCCAGGTAGTGCTCCAGCTGAAAACTCTGCAGCTGCTGCACCTACATGTCCTTCAGTTGATTACCTAGTATTCTTGAGCTTATAGTCCCTCAAAATATTACAAGAACTTTTAAATATTATTGCCACAAACACCTTAACACTTGTGAGAACAATCTCCAATATCAACTCATGATGGGTAAACGGATATGGGCTCAAAGCAAAACTACCTTCCACTTTTCTGACTAAGAGATAGGCTAACTAGTCTGTGAATGCACAAAAACTGTATGTAGAAATTGCACTTCTGTTGCATCTAGTTGTTGGAATTTATTTACTGGCGGAGAGCTACCAACCCTCTGAATACATCTTTCCCCATCTACTCTTTACCATGAAAGGTAAGTCTTctagagaaaaacaaaaaaggctCCAAGTAGATACAAGAAATTTAAAGTTTGTCTTTGAGGATGCACAGTTAAATACGTTTTCTACATAAGCAACAAAAGATTGGTTTCTAGAAAGTAATTTTATGGAGCACATCTTTCAAACCTCTTCGCATTCCTCTTAATGAATAAAAGGACAAATTAGCTAACAGATTTTATTCAATGATGTCCACTAAGTATCTGACTTAAGAACTGTGATAACTAACAGATCACTTCTTCAGCATAATGGCCTTTTAACTAGCAGAAAAGAAACGATTGCAAACTAGCTAGGAACAACAGATGAAGGGAAGAGAGCAATTCAGAGTTTTCAGGTTCATTCTAGAGCTTGATAGCCATTAATTAAGAGCATGAAAGAAAATATTGCAAAATAGATACGATAAACAGATAAAGACAGGAGAGCAACAGAAAGTTCTTAGGCACATAAAATGACGGAAATAGCTGTCctctacttttttttcttttttgttttatttactCTAATCTTTCTTCCCCAACAAGAAAGTTAATCTTCAGTCCCATAACATGAATAAACTTTGGCAAACACTCAAACCAGATACTACTAACCATTCAAACAAAGAGAAGAATGAAAGTAAGCATAGTACTGAAGCAACTTAATCCATCTTCCAGTTCCCATCCAAAAACAGAAATCAGTAAAGCCTATGGTTTCTAGAAGGGTATCAAAGGCACGTCATCAGAATTAGAAAGTAGGTACATACCACGATGGCCGTcaaaaattccaaaggcatgaaTATCCTTTTCATCACACAAATGAGGCATAAGAAAGTGCCTATCCTCCATAGTTTCCCTTCTTCCACACGTTGCAAAGGAACCCCAAGATACTACTGGAGAATAAGCAAAAGAATCAGCAGATGAATCAACCGAGACTCTGAAAAAGGACTCTGGCATAATAGATGCTTCTTTTGAAGAATATTTTCCTTGCGTGAACCAGTTTATGCTCTCATGAAAACTTCTAGAATTTGTAACATTTGAATGCTCTGGGGTTACAGAAGGTTGAATTACGGCCATTTCCTCTCTATTATTGCTGTTTTCAAGAATTGCATCCAGTTCCACAACTATATCATCAAAAGAAGGCCTACTTTCAGGATCTGCATCCCAGCATCTCTCAATTAAAGACAACACACTTGCTGATGCACCCAATTTACTACTAGCAAGTACAGGTCGCAATCCTTCAGATACAACAGCTGCTGTAAGTTTTTGCTCAGTATAGTTCATTTCTAGCACAGTGTGGGCCTATAAAGCAAAGTTGCCTAAGATCACTTAGTTAACAGAACAAGTAGACTTATAAAGTTAGCAATATAGAGCTACTTAATTTTGCATAGAACAGAAAAGCACTTGAAagacaaataaataaattccttgctctttccttcttttctttgaagGAGAGAAGGGTTAAAAGTATCACCACGACATTGAAAAGAACTCTTTAAGCAGAAGTTTGACAGACAACAGGACATTGGAGGACCATATCGTTAAGAGACATCCTGCTTAAATTGCAAATAAACTGCTAAACTACATAAGGCTTTGATAGGTACACTTAAGCCATAAAGCCCAAGGAAAGGGGGAGGGGTGGGACAAATCCTCTCTCAACATGGCACCCACCCTGTGATACATCTCGAAACGAAATCTCATCAGCTGATTCAAAAACTAAGAACATTGAATATCATTATCTGAGATACAGGCTTCATTCTTTAACCTTCTAAACAGCATAGTTTCACCAAAACCATAGCTTGCAACCCCTTTAAAACCAGCCAGTTCTTTAGCCTTAAACACGCCTGACTTATCATGAAGATGGCCAGGAAGAGAACCTTAGCAAAAATCAAAATCCAGTTTCACACAAAACAACACATTCTAAACTCGTTCATCTTCTTCAACCGTTATATACTCTAAAAAATTTACAGCAAGGTGAAAAGCATAATGAGAAAGTCAATTGCTAGGAGTTCTCATAAAAGTATTCCACTTATCAGCCATTTTAGTACAAATACCATTCACgtagataaaattaaaaaaaaaaactttcacaTAATTATCATTATGCTAATGGATTATAAAACTAATCGATCAGCTTGTGTTCGAGACATATCAATTCCCGTTAGGTAACAAAACTCCCACTTCAATGAATCTCAAGTCTCAGTTTCtgggttaaaagaagaaaagaataggCAATACAGCTTGTAGACGAAACGAACATGAGCCACAAGAAATAAATACTTATTGCTATCATCATAATGGTAAGAAGTATCAAAAAGGAAACACTGAGAAAGTTAACCTGGGCTTCTGCACGAAGATCAGTATATGGGACAACCCCAGTAAGAAGCTCGCTGCAGTAGACAAAATTCCAAGAAATCAAACATATGGAATAATCAGAAAAAATGATGACAAAAAATTGTTGTTGATAAAAGAAGAGTGAAAGTATAAATTTCAGGATCAGGCACCAACACAAAATAGAACATAGCTAATAGAAAGTACAGATGATAATAAATGCACATATCATTAGTTAAGTCTTTTTCTAATACCAAACTAGCAGTCGCATTTGTGTGAGCAAGATGATAATAACTAAAAAATTAACTTCAGCCAAGTTTTATTAAGTACAtacaacaaaagaaattgaagatgcaTTTTGCTTAGACGACACTGTGAACATTTTTCAGAAGCTAACATGCTCTTCATGGATTGTTCTGCAATTCTTGTTAAACAGAATAAGTGACAATCTAGGTCGAGGAATTTATTGAACATCAGCTTAACATTTCAgcgaaattaaaaaaaagttagTTATTATTTATCTAAAATAAGAATGAAACACAGGAACTAAGAGTTTCAGGTTTCATGCTTTCTTGACTATGACCTATTTAAAATATCATAGATGGTTTGTAGGTGTCTCTTACCATCAGAAAGCATCATTTGGTACTGTTTACTCTCAATTTGTACAAAGAACCAGCCAAACCAGGATATATTTGTCAAAAATAAAACACTGCTCAGGTATTCAAAAAATACCATAAGgttgtaaacatcaaaattttctcaCTCAATGAACCCATATTTTGTTCCGTTCCATTCTATCAATGTCCCCACCAAGATAACAGGTTttagaaataggcaaaacaaaACAGAATGAAGGCATTCCAACAATAAACACGGCCTTGTTAACCTTGATTCGTCCATTCAATGACcccatttttttgtttcctatTGTTGTACTCACCCAAAGGTACCAGTTACTATTGAATAGTAAAAGTTCACACCAAaagaagtaaataaataaatgcagGCACAGTTTATTATAGCCACTAAATGCACAGACATTGGGTTAAAGCATTAGCATTCTGCACATCCTCCAAAAGAATTTTACTACCCTTTTTCCATTTCACTTAACTGCATAAGATCAGTTTCATATGACGTTTAATTCCTTATTCCAAATAGCACTATATCCCCCCCGAACAAGAACCTGAGCAGAGCAGATTGTTAATTCACAACCTACAGGGGCTCTGCACCTTGGCCTGTCTTTGGATTTTCACTGAAGTAACGGAGATGTAATGTCTAAAAAGAACAGGTTTATTGCTAGATTCAGTAAATGCACACCACATTGGATAACATGCTAGAGGCAATTCTTGTCTTTCCTGTGATTGTGTAACTTCCATGAAAGTTCAAGACAAGAACTGCTGTAGATTTTCCAGTTCTCAATCTTTAGAAGCTTCTGCACATTTACCTGTTTCTGGCTGTTTACCAAACTAATGGAGAGGAAATGTCTAGGAGAAGTCGATTTATGCCTAGGAATTATAATTGATCTTTTAAATAGACAGCAGATTGGATGGTCTGGTAGAGGTATTTCTCATTTTTCCTGTAATGATACAACTTCCATGATAGTTCAACACAACTGCCTtaaattgaaaatgaaatttggaTATATATAGTTGCCGTGTCAAATGATGAGGAGATACCAAAATATATGCAATGTAATGCTGAAATGCATTTGTAGCTACCAAAAGACCTAGAGAAAAACTATGCCATGAAAACACCGTGACATCAAAAAAACATTCAATCTCCGGAACCAAAAGGATACCTTGTCAGGAATGTTTAGTTTGCAAAATTAATTCTAGTACACATGCATTTTAGTTAAATTTGTTAACAGGTTCATCCATAATACATGAAGATTAGCTTTCACCAGTACTTACTTCAATGATACACCAAAACTGTAGACATCAGATTTTTCTGTCTGTAAATCTTTCGTCAGTATTTCAGGTGCCATGTATATGAGGGTGCCAACCATATTCCTTTTGTGGAAACCTCCGGTTGGTTTACCTGATGGTTTCCAATTACCAATTGAAACTTGCTTAAGATCTCTCAAGTATTCTGCCAAACCAAAGTCTGCCAAATGTGGACGGAGGTTCCTGTCAAGCTGCATGACCCAAATGTCTGTTATCCAAATATATTAATACAACACTACAAACTTTAACAGCCAATAAAACAAAGTAGTTTTCTTGTACAAAGTAATTTGCAACTTCCAGTTGGACCAGTCAAGTATAACTATGTTTTTGAGGGAATAACCAAAAATACATATTCCTGACACATAGCACTTGTGCAGGAAAATTAGAAAGTTGGCAAAAACCTTACAAGAATATTTGACGGTTTCACATCTCTATGTACAATCCCAAGACTATGTAGATACTTCAGAGATTTTGCtgtaaacagaaacaagaaGCACTGTAATAAACCACCATCATGGATGCAGTTCTCAAATTCTGTTGATTCAATAGGAACTTTATGACAGGATTTGCATAAAAACTGGGAATTTGAGCTTTCCAAATTGTTCTAATATCTTGCTATGTTGAACAAGTACTTTAAAGTTCGTCCATCTTTAAGACGTTAGCATATCAACAGAAAAGCATCATCTCAAGTCCTGTATTTATCAAATATTCTTCTAACACATCATTTCCTACATTGATAAGATGTCATATGATCTTAAGAAAAAATATCTATTTCCCCAAAGTAgttcttgtttcttttccaGCCTTCAAAATTAGATACCTATAGAAAGAACGCAGCATCtacacaagaagaagaaaggaaagaagctaTCATGCTTCTAGATAAAGCAAGAGATGCATAATGGAGCTTACAGGTGTTTTACAGATCAAAGGGAAAAAATGTTTGACCTGTAAATGAACAAATCCTAGGACAAAAATTCATGCAGATACTCGAACTATTGTAAAGGGTCAGGAATGCAGGTAattcaaaccaaatctaaaacaCGAAGGATGCACATGAATGCTTGATATTATAAAACTTAAGTCCTTCAATACAGCACAAAGTTCTATCTAAAAAGTCATATATGGGGTGCCTGTAGGTCAAATAAGGCAACATACAACAGCTACAACAAAGTTTGGCACATTAAATGCTATACAGTATCTGTGCCAGACAACTGACTCCAAATATACTTTTAATCAATAAATGGTCAATCAAACAGATCAATGGAGTGTCTGTTTCTATTTTAGTCAGCTAAGCAGAGTACAAATAACCAACTTGAGATCCCAAGCTATCTTGAAATGGTGCTCCAGCTCAGTTTGCTTATGTTTTGATGAAATATTCAGCTCTGTCTGGCATAGCTCATTTTTTACAGCATCAAAAGCGTAATTTTTGTTTCTATAAAAATCTTTAGATTCAAAAAGTGATCAGTTCACCAACATCAATTAGTAACAAGCAAAAACCAAATCTATAACTGAACAACTGGCCTCCAAATTTTGCTTTTTTCCCTCATGTGAGCCAGTTTCATATTGTTCTACTACTTTAACTTATTATCATATTTGATGGCCAAATGCTGTTGACCAAAATTCAAGGGCACAAATGTGCTGAGCATGGTAGAAAACAGACTTCAAAAGATCCAAATGTCAAATGAACTTCAAATAAGGAGGAGGATCAGTCATTCTGTCCATTGCAAAGTTGGATTCTTAGCACACCACACAAATCTTTTTACTCAGTATCATTCTATGAGTCCTCCGCATGAAAATTTTTAACAGTAAAATACAGAAGTGAATAAGCAAGTACAAGAATTTCTTCAATCTGGACTCAGTTAAATTCTCTACCCGAAGGCCTATGCTAATGCTCTTCAGTTTTTAATTCCCAAGTACCCTAAATGGATAATCAAAGCTCACATTTTACCGTAAAAAGTTCATCACACTTATCATCATTCCAACTCAATCCCAAACTTCCTGTCTATGCACGTGAGATCGAACAAACCAACAAAATGCTACCAAAATTCACACGAACAGAATATACCTAAATCCAACGCAATGTGAATCACTTGATCGAAGGTTGGTACCCATTCATCCACATGTAATTTCTCCGCAAGATTTCCGCACTCATAAAACTCGAAGAAGAACATATAATTTGGCGGCCGAGCATGCGCTGCTACTAGCTTAGCTATCCCCGGATGATCCAACTTGCTTTATTAGTCAAAACATCAAAAGCCCCCCAgcaacaaaaggaacagaaaagtaaaaatgaaaagaatcaGCAACAAAGTTCAATCTTcacaaaaacaaataaaaattgcATAATCATATCTAATGGGTAAAAGGGTTAGTAAAGAGAAATTTGACCAGAGTAATTGCAATTGCTTATGGAACTTATCAATGTCTTCAGAGGTGGACAAAATGGGCTTTTTCACTGCCAATTTTTTACCATCAAGAATAGCATCATACACCACACTCTCCGCCCCTGCAAATCAAATTCAACACAAAGCAAGTAACCGCATCAATCTCGTCAAGTTCATATTttcacagaaaaaaaaacaattggGAAATTGGTGGATTCAATCTACTACCTCGAGCAATTGGGGATGAGAGGGAGTAAGAAGAAGGCGGGAGATGAAGAGGGATTGTTTGGCTATGACAACAACCCCGAATGCATGTGTTTGGTTCCACAATTTCCAGTCCCATTTCTGCCTTAGTCTCCTCTGCGTAGAATGTGTTGTTTTATTGTGTATTGAGTTGCTGTGAAGGAATATTTTACTCGCAAGCTAATTAGTttaagcaaaaaagaaaaaggttggAAGCAAGTtagtttaaagacaaaaaatatTTGGATGGCAAGTTAGTTATGACAAAAGGAAGTTTCGTTTCTACATCCAATTGGAAATGCAATTAAACCATTTTTGTTGGGTCAAAATTTTGAACCAAAACTGCTTTCCAGTCTTTTGATATTTCGGCCAAATGTTTTTAGTCCCAAAGTATGTAATTTGTGCAAATTAATGCTAATATTTTTTAGTCTCGACACATaattttaaagtatttttttactttaaatttgtatgttttaagtatttttgaaatattttttcaaaaacccccAACCTAAGCCTCTACCACTCCCTCCTCCACCCCACCTACTTCTTCCTCCACCAACTCCCACTTGCCGCTTTCTTCCCTCCCCGATTCCTGCTATCATCCCTTTcaccatttttatttttcccacCCTTTCCTCTCCTTCCTCTCTGTTTCCCTCGCCATCCTGCCCATTCCACCAATCTAGCAAAAGAAAATGGGAGGAGTAATTATCTACTACAACAAATCTCAATTTTAATGAATGATAAATGTTTTAAATGTTCAAAACAACAAACACttcataatatttttaaaagtaaatAGCGAGTTTAACACCAtgtaaaataattttcataatttaatttctgatatgaatttcaccaaaataaaacataaaatatACAACTCCTCAAGGATACATCGAATTAAAACGCTAAAACCAAACCAACCCAAAGAACTTACATAGGTATCATTCACCCGTGCATTGCGCGGAAGCACTGACTAGTATTATATTGTATAGACTCATTGATACAGAATGTCAATCATTGTATAGTTTATGCAAGTATACAAACGTTTCATCTGCAGCAGTTTGTTAATTAGTGTAATCATTTGGAAGGTCACTCATGTCCACGATCTCTCATAATTAACTTGTTTGCTTGCgagtttaagaaaaattttagcACAAACATTAATTATGTGAAATCTGTAAAGTGGACTGTATGGTATCGAACTAGAGGGCAACTAACTCTAGCAGCTTAAGGTTGAAGCAATGAAATAATAGCAGAAGTAAAGCTGACTTGAATGAATTGTGAATAAGATTGtattaagaaataagctcagaTATAGAATTGGTGGTTACAGTGAAGAGATGAACAGAAATGCAGGAAAACTAGAGAAAAGGAAAGTAAAGAATGAGAGGAAAATCTCTCAAATCAATACACTGAATTCTGAATATTCTTTGCCCTTAACCATACAAAAAGCTCCTATATAAAGCCAACAACTGATAACTAACTTCCTATTGCTACAATCCTATTGGTCCACGTGTCCTGCTGATGTCAGAATTTGTTACACCGTTGCAATCACGTTCTTTGAGTTGTTTTCCCAGTGAAAGCGTGACTTCACTTCCACACCTTCCGTAGCTCCTCTTCACTTCATTCCACGTCTTCTCTTCTAGAACCACGCCTTCACATTTCCTGTAGCTTAAGTTCTGCTTCATGACAATTGCCCCTCCTTATACAATCTTGTCCTCAAGATTCAAACTCAGGGAATTCCCTTTCAATTCGTTTAGCATCTTCCCACGTAGCTTCAGTTGGTGTAGTATCCCACCAGTGAATGAGGCATTGCACAGCTGCAACATTCTTCTTCTTGACAATTCTTCGATCTAGTACAGCCACTGGTTCAACTCTAAGATGTCCCTTTTCGTCCACATTTGGCAGCTGGAGTACAGGAGTTGTATTGTTTCCCACCTTCTTCTTTAACAAGGACACATGGAAGACATGATGTATTTTGGATCCTTCAGGCAGCTTAAGCCTGTATGCTATCTTCCTTATCTTCTGTATCACTTGATAAGGTCCAAAATATTTGGCAGACAACTTGGTGTTTCCCCTCAACTCCACAGTAGTCTATCTGTGAGGCTGCAACTTCAAGTACACCCAATCCCCTACACTGAaggttgtgacgccccgaagcagaagaaaaggaaaaaaaattctagtgaatagtgttttgtggagaatccggccagaagccgtacaaattccttatatttttcttaaaaattcccttttctttgacaaataccactttataatgaccctactactcaatcaccccacaataagtgccaatgaacctagaaagtagagtttcacttttcgttttcaagattggagcaagttagggttttcacgatttTTCGTAGGGtaatttttcggtacggagtaaggatcaaatttggtgcttaagagtgacttttaggtgagaaataatatgtgatttgaagcaatgataaaaagttagtgaataggaagtaaaaaccctagtacgtgtgatttaaggaaaaatggtGCGAACCGATGGGTATCGATCACTatcgattgaacccaccacttgaccaccactttcttactaccacatacctttgatatttttgcaaaatattcccccctcatcctcagccatgtgaccaaaatatgtggcccaaaatgcaaggaaaagaaagagaaaaatgagaggAGGTGGTGGCgccaagtgtcgccacctaagggtttcttgaccaagagatggtcttccttcttatccccaatttttgctccttttccttcattatttctgctgcttggccgaataagagaggagagaaagagagagcaagaaacaacttccttcttcttgattttagccatccaagtgagaaaTTAAACTTCTAAACCGGTTAAAGTGTTAGTTGTGggcttgagaagctaggggaaacaagaattccaagaggaggtggagtattactcttgcaagcttcatttgttgaggtataaggctaaaccatggctttggttcttttattttggtttaagttgttatattatacttgttttggttggattagtggaaatacaagttgttatgatgatttaaaggtgatttatgtgagttagggtttgaggtatttgctgcctatccttgctatatggatgatatatgttgtatttaagcttatgtaagtggttgtggtgatgattggagcaagaaatcaagaaagattACATTGAATcccaaatttccagatttctggaaaatttcagctctattctgtccgaTTTTATTACATCATGTtaaaggccgaattaggcttggcataaaacatgaaagttgtagagaatggcattttataggtgcctacaaaattcagctcaatcggagcaacgtagcttgtgaaaagaccaaaataccctcactattttaggatgtttccagtgttccgttttagtcagttcatccagtttatcatgtttattcactaggatccgtgctgatttagctattttccaaaacatgaaagttttagtactctgtcttagcttttcaaaacCTACAAGAACACtttaaacggaccttggtagcctgaaatatgaccattctagtgcagtatggttaattagccgattagttggaacctggttcggtgaactgggaatttgactaggttacacaggaaatttgactaagtgttCTTCATGAACaatgtagccctgtgtcttagcttcgaaatggtatgaGTTTCAcactaatccgataagcgtagcctcagatgtgctCTTtccgtaaaaacccgtcaaatctgtcttttgtaaacttcatttccgcatttgttattagttgatttatgttcttgtattgtcttgagcctattgaacggttactgaaatgaaattgtgttatggatgactttgggttggattgagtaaaagaatgaagccataaatggctggaaaatgggtaaacacaaggggcatgccgccaaattttcacgaaaaagataaactagcctttggagttctagttctatatttggcaaatttgacttggatacattGAAAACTGAGTTGAAgtatcttcatgaaaattgtaaccTTTTTTCTAAgtttcgagacactacctagtacattttgatctgataaccacagctccagttatgggcaaaatcgTGTAATCCGTTTtgtatcattttcatttccgcgcacaCCCGATGCATGCCTTTACTATTTGTTCGCTTTgatcgttttagtccttatttccatttgtgatctagggcttggacttgagcaagacaataataaatgatggatgaggttcgtgagtcgtggttggtgagtgatccctcaactatttccaaagttacttttgaactaattctttcatttattactccattgcatatcatttgggtttggctgtgtgccatgacataatttggctccaatgagttcctggaaagtcttgtgtttagaaccaatgtctccactactgtttacacattctttggagcacgatggctccttacttctatttcacggttacctgatctaaacgagcgttggatatttaagtacaagaacttcactggctcacatgagcaataaatgtacatttgattactgcatcatgacatcatatcaatgctttgttgtgaaatatacttggtgttgattgtactggtcactcactgagcttctagctcaccccacttattttcttctccccacagggatcgaagtaaaggaagaatgtgtatttggatctttgtgtggctggacgacgtacatcttgtatagtttagatttggttttggtttatgtacttttgggcctgtataaatatttggaattgaatcggatgtatgTATACATtctacgcttagaactagtttccgcttcgcttatgatatgtaatttttggagaattggatgtattattgagttgtaccttgtaatttacttgaggaatgtagtagtgagtgagtcccggcgagagctgggcaggcggtccgctaaaccctttggttcgccttagggggaggtggggccgtcacaggtggtatcagagcttaggcttccgatctttgtagtgtatcctaggcttaaagtttaggatgccggactgtgggattggtttgtacgttcagtgctcttttggagcgtcagttgtgaatcttgaaagtggtacgcgtaagatatgatttggttgatgTACGCTTGAGAGCATACGGCCTGAGTTGTacagtttcttagttttggattcttggctagggttttgatagattatggtggtggccggaattgttgataaaagttttggtttgcatttttcttctaattttcctGTTTGATTAAGGTTACACCACCAAGTGGTAAatgttaagatttgagatatttgaactgtctaagaccgactagactgagctcatttgagacttgaatttgtatcggctagtgtactcttacgtacacttgatagacctgacctgactaaaaatagggtatctcttttacgcttgagcaagtatcttgattcatatatgatctgtatgtggatttgagtttgGTGACTGCTTGAGAGTatgaattactgggcataagctaggcgagtgagttcCTACTCGTACCCGTGTTCTTTGAACCTGAAATagttgaccctgcttttgaacctatatacttgaaccctgcttttgactctgtttctgaacattttcgtacttgtgtggttgtaaaccggctactactcttctgtagcggttgaactgaacctctctggtgaggcattgcctgttgtgttttcaagcaccgccattcctttggcgaggcatacctgttgtgttatcaagcaccatca from Coffea eugenioides isolate CCC68of unplaced genomic scaffold, Ceug_1.0 ScVebR1_2252;HRSCAF=3243, whole genome shotgun sequence encodes the following:
- the LOC113756391 gene encoding protein kinase and PP2C-like domain-containing protein isoform X2 — encoded protein: MGLEIVEPNTCIRGCCHSQTIPLHLPPSSYSLSSPIARGAESVVYDAILDGKKLAVKKPILSTSEDIDKFHKQLQLLCKLDHPGIAKLVAAHARPPNYMFFFEFYECGNLAEKLHVDEWVPTFDQVIHIALDLAKSLKYLHSLGIVHRDVKPSNILLDRNLRPHLADFGLAEYLRDLKQVSIGNWKPSGKPTGGFHKRNMVGTLIYMAPEILTKDLQTEKSDVYSFGVSLNELLTGVVPYTDLRAEAQAHTVLEMNYTEQKLTAAVVSEGLRPVLASSKLGASASVLSLIERCWDADPESRPSFDDIVVELDAILENSNNREEMAVIQPSVTPEHSNVTNSRSFHESINWFTQGKYSSKEASIMPESFFRVSVDSSADSFAYSPVVSWGSFATCGRRETMEDRHFLMPHLCDEKDIHAFGIFDGHRGAAAAEFSAGALPGFLQTLASMSSPSDALYEAFVKTDSAFREELDSRRKSKGVIKKDWHPGCTAVTALIVKNRLFVANAGDCRTMLCRSGHPYSLSR
- the LOC113756391 gene encoding protein kinase and PP2C-like domain-containing protein isoform X3 translates to MGLEIVEPNTCIRGCCHSQTIPLHLPPSSYSLSSPIARGAESVVYDAILDGKKLAVKKPILSTSEDIDKFHKQLQLLCKLDHPGIAKLVAAHARPPNYMFFFEFYECGNLAEKLHVDEWVPTFDQVIHIALDLAKSLKYLHSLGIVHRDVKPSNILLDRNLRPHLADFGLAEYLRDLKQVSIGNWKPSGKPTGGFHKRNMVGTLIYMAPEILTKDLQTEKSDVYSFGVSLNELLTGVVPYTDLRAEAQAHTVLEMNYTEQKLTAAVVSEGLRPVLASSKLGASASVLSLIERCWDADPEIVSWGSFATCGRRETMEDRHFLMPHLCDEKDIHAFGIFDGHRGAAAAEFSAGALPGFLQTLASMSSPSDALYEAFVKTDSAFREELDSRRKSKGVIKKDWHPGCTAVTALIVKNRLFVANAGDCRTMLCRSGHPYSLSRDHVASWSEERERVISAGGQVKWQIDTWRVGQAALQVTRSIGDDDLKPAVTAEPEITETILSAADEYIVRN
- the LOC113756391 gene encoding protein kinase and PP2C-like domain-containing protein isoform X1; amino-acid sequence: MGLEIVEPNTCIRGCCHSQTIPLHLPPSSYSLSSPIARGAESVVYDAILDGKKLAVKKPILSTSEDIDKFHKQLQLLCKLDHPGIAKLVAAHARPPNYMFFFEFYECGNLAEKLHVDEWVPTFDQVIHIALDLAKSLKYLHSLGIVHRDVKPSNILLDRNLRPHLADFGLAEYLRDLKQVSIGNWKPSGKPTGGFHKRNMVGTLIYMAPEILTKDLQTEKSDVYSFGVSLNELLTGVVPYTDLRAEAQAHTVLEMNYTEQKLTAAVVSEGLRPVLASSKLGASASVLSLIERCWDADPESRPSFDDIVVELDAILENSNNREEMAVIQPSVTPEHSNVTNSRSFHESINWFTQGKYSSKEASIMPESFFRVSVDSSADSFAYSPVVSWGSFATCGRRETMEDRHFLMPHLCDEKDIHAFGIFDGHRGAAAAEFSAGALPGFLQTLASMSSPSDALYEAFVKTDSAFREELDSRRKSKGVIKKDWHPGCTAVTALIVKNRLFVANAGDCRTMLCRSGHPYSLSRDHVASWSEERERVISAGGQVKWQIDTWRVGQAALQVTRSIGDDDLKPAVTAEPEITETILSAADEYIVRN